The following coding sequences are from one Actinomycetota bacterium window:
- a CDS encoding response regulator transcription factor, which yields MDQAPATRVLVVDDERNICFLLEVALRQQGFEVQVASTGREALDTLGRKAPDIVLLDVMLPDLDGFEVCRRMREAGLRVPILFLSAKDTTEDKVRGLTLGGDDYVTKPFSLEEVVVRIHTILRRQGRAAPSSRLTFADLELDDDSHCVRRSGVLLDLSPTEYKLLRFLLANAGRVMSRSQILDHVWEYDFGGRTSVVDTYVSYLRRKVDSFDPPLIQTVRGVGFCMRLNS from the coding sequence ATGGACCAGGCCCCCGCCACCCGCGTGCTGGTGGTCGACGACGAGCGCAACATCTGCTTTCTGTTGGAGGTGGCGCTGCGCCAGCAGGGCTTCGAGGTCCAGGTGGCGTCAACCGGCCGGGAGGCGCTCGACACCCTGGGCCGCAAGGCGCCGGACATCGTCCTGCTGGACGTCATGCTGCCCGACCTGGACGGCTTCGAGGTCTGCCGGCGCATGCGGGAGGCGGGCCTGAGGGTCCCGATCCTGTTCCTCAGCGCCAAGGACACCACCGAGGATAAGGTCCGGGGCCTCACCCTCGGCGGCGACGACTACGTCACGAAGCCGTTCAGCCTGGAGGAGGTCGTGGTCCGCATCCACACGATCCTCCGCCGGCAGGGGAGGGCCGCCCCGAGCTCCCGGCTGACCTTCGCCGACCTGGAACTGGACGACGACTCCCACTGCGTCCGCCGCTCGGGCGTGCTGCTCGACCTGTCGCCGACCGAGTACAAGCTGCTGCGCTTCCTGCTGGCCAACGCCGGGCGCGTGATGAGCCGCAGCCAGATCCTCGACCACGTCTGGGAGTACGACTTCGGGGGCCGCACGAGCGTGGTCGACACCTACGTCAGCTACCTGCGCCGCAAAGTCGACAGCTTCGACCCCCCGCTGATCCAAACCGTCAGGGGCGTCGGATTTTGTATGAGGTTGAACTCGTGA